In Mastomys coucha isolate ucsf_1 unplaced genomic scaffold, UCSF_Mcou_1 pScaffold20, whole genome shotgun sequence, one DNA window encodes the following:
- the Lrrn1 gene encoding leucine-rich repeat neuronal protein 1, with protein MARLSTGKAACQMVLGLLITSLTESSILNSECPQLCVCEIRPWFTPQSTYREATTVDCNDLRLTRIPGNLSSDTQVLLLQSNNIAKTVDELQQLFNLTELDFSQNNFTNIKEVGLANLTQLTTLHLEENQISEMTDYCLQDLSNLQELYINHNQISTISANAFSGLKNLLRLHLNSNKLKVIDSRWFDSTPNLEILMIGENPVIGILDMNFRPLSNLRSLVLAGMYLTDVPGNALVGLDSLESLSFYDNKLIKVPQLALQKVPNLKFLDLNKNPIHKIQEGDFKNMLRLKELGINNMGELVSVDRYALDNLPELTKLEATNNPKLSYIHRLAFRSVPALESLMLNNNALNAVYQKTVESLPNLREISIHSNPLRCDCVIHWINSNKTNIRFMEPLSMFCAMPPEYRGQQVKEVLIQDSSEQCLPMISHDTFPNHLNMDIGTTLFLDCRAMAEPEPEIYWVTPIGNKITVETLSDKYKLSSEGTLEIANIQIEDSGRYTCVAQNVQGADTRVATIKVNGTLLDGAQVLKIYVKQTESHSILVSWKVNSNVMTSNLKWSSATMKIDNPHITYTARVPVDVHEYNLTHLQPSTDYEVCLTVSNIHQQTQKSCVNVTTKTAAFALDISDHETSTALAAVMGSMFAVISLASIAIYIAKRFKRKNYHHSLKKYMQKTSSIPLNELYPPLINLWEGDSDKDKDGSADTKPTQVDTSRSYYMW; from the coding sequence ATGGCCAGATTGAGCACTGGGAAAGCAGCTTGCCAGATGGTGCTGGGCTTGCTGATAACTTCATTAACTGAGTCTTCCATACTGAATAGTGAGTGTCCCCAGCTTTGTGTTTGTGAAATTCGTCCTTGGTTTACCCCACAGTCCACATACAGAGAAGCCACCACTGTTGATTGTAATGACCTCCGTCTAACAAGGATCCCTGGCAATCTCTCTAGTGACACACAAGTGCTTCTCTTACAGAGCAATAACATCGCCAAGACCGTGGATGAGCTGCAGCAGCTTTTCAACTTGACTGAGCTGGATTTCTCCCAGAACAACTTTACAAACATCAAAGAGGTAGGGCTGGCAAACTTGACCCAGCTCACAACCCTGCATCTAGAGGAAAATCAGATTTCAGAGATGACGGATTACTGTCTGCAAGACCTCAGCAACCTTCAAGAACTGTACATCAACCATAACCAAATCAGTACAATCTCTGCCAATGCCTTTTCTGGCTTGAAAAATCTCTTAAGGCTGCACCTGAATTCCAATAAGTTGAAAGTGATCGATAGTCGCTGGTTTGACTCCACACCCAACCTAGAAATTCTCATGATTGGGGAAAACCCTGTGATTGGAATCCTGGACATGAACTTCAGACCCCTCTCCAACCTGAGAAGCCTAGTTTTAGCAGGAATGTACCTCACGGATGTTCCCGGAAATGCCTTGGTAGGCTTAGATAGCCTCGAGAGCCTGTCTTTCTATGACAACAAACTGATCAAAGTCCCTCAACTTGCCTTGCAGAAAGTTCCAAATTTGAAATTCTTAGACCTCAATAAAAATCCTATTCATAAAATCCAAGAAGGGGACTTTAAAAATATGCTTCGGTTGAAAGAACTGGGGATCAACAACATGGGAGAGCTGGTTTCGGTGGACCGCTACGCCCTGGATAACTTGCCAGAATTGACAAAGCTCGAAGCAACCAATAACCCCAAGCTATCGTACATCCACCGTTTGGCTTTCCGGAGCGTTCCAGCTCTAGAAAGCTTAATGTTGAACAACAACGCCTTGAATGCTGTGTACCAAAAAACAGTGGAATCTCTTCCCAATCTTCGTGAGATCAGCATCCACAGCAATCCCCTGAGGTGTGATTGTGTCATCCACTGGATCAACTCCAACAAAACCAACATTCGCTTCATGGAGCCCCTCTCCATGTTCTGTGCCATGCCACCTGAGTACAGAGGGCAGCAAGTGAAGGAGGTTTTAATCCAGGACTCAAGTGAGCAGTGTCTCCCGATGATATCGCATGACACATTCCCAAATCATTTAAACATGGACATCGGTACAACACTTTTCCTAGACTGTCGGGCCATGGCTGAGCCAGAACCAGAGATTTACTGGGTCACTCCCATTGGAAATAAGATAACCGTGGAAACACTTTCAGATAAATACAAGCTGAGTAGTGAAGGCACCTTGGAGATAGCAAACATACAGATTGAAGATTCAGGAAGGTACACATGTGTTGCCCAGAATGTCCAAGGAGCAGACACTCGAGTGGCAACAATCAAGGTTAATGGAACCCTTCTAGATGGTGCCCAGGTGCTGAAAATATATGTCAAACAGACAGAATCTCATTCGATTTTAGTATCCTGGAAAGTTAATTCCAATGTCATGACATCAAACTTAAAATGGTCATCTGCCACTATGAAGATCGACAACCCCCATATAACATACACAGCCAGGGTGCCGGTAGACGTTCACGAATATAACCTAACACATCTGCAACCTTCTACAGATTATGAAGTGTGTCTCACAGTGTCCAATATCCACCAGCAGACTCAAAAGTCTTGTGTCAATGTCACAACCAAAACAGCTGCCTTCGCCCTGGACATCTCTGACCATGAAACCAGCACAGCCCTTGCTGCCGTGATGGGCTCCATGTTCGCTGTCATCAGTCTAGCATCCATCGCCATTTATATTGCAAAAAGGTTTAAGAGGAAAAATTACCACCATTCGCTTAAAAAGTATATGCAAAAAACCTCGTCCATCCCACTGAACGAGCTGTACCCCCCACTCATTAACCTCTGGGAAGGTGACAGTGACAAGgacaaagatggctcagcagacacCAAGCCAACCCAGGTCGACACATCCAGAAGCTATTACATGTGGTAA